One window of the Micromonas commoda chromosome 9, complete sequence genome contains the following:
- a CDS encoding predicted protein — protein sequence MKPTTIWRPNVRVTLDEYGEVEDTESGGEEVTKQGAKRKRGPATKGPCEHGVKPRSRCKVCSACPHGKRRSQCKECGGGSICEHGRVRSYCKECGGAGICEHGRQRSHCKECGGSQICEHGRVRSQCKECGGSQICEHGRVRSQCKECGGSQICEHSRQRYYCKECGGASFCEHGRQRSMCKECGGGSICGHGPRS from the exons AtgaagccgacgacgatctgGCGGCCGAACGTCAGAGTGACCCTCGACGAGTATGGCGAAGTCGAGGACACGGAGAGTGGTGGAGAGGAGGTGACGAAGCAGGGGGCGAAGCGGAAGAGAGGCCCTGCCACGAAGGGGccgtgcgagcacggggtgaagccTCGGTCGCGgtgcaaggtgtgcagcgcttgtccgcacgggaagcggcgctctcagtgcaaggagtgcggtgggggctcaatctgcgagcacggccgtgtGCGCTcttactgcaaggagtgcggtggtgcaggaatctgcgagcacggtcgtcagcgctctcactgcaaggagtgcggtgggtctcaaatctgcgagcacggacGTGtacgctctcagtgcaaggagtgcggtgggtctcaaatctgcgagcacggtcgtgtacgctctcagtgcaaggagtgcggtgggtctcaaatctgcgagcacagTCGTCAGCGCTATtattgcaaggagtgcggtggtgcatcatTCTGCGAacacggtcgtcagcggtctatgtgcaaggagtgcggtgggggctcaatctgcgggcacggtc cacggtcgtag
- a CDS encoding predicted protein: MSFCMNNIAVEIALATPLIERVTGVAPDHTQLLLTFVFINLCFFFGPFYSRVSGGACNNPTVYFLFWLLGEIPGGAAAVGFVCTIVGTAVGTIAYGLLLDALPMAGYAGINAVKAAAGPVHGALAEAAVAFTNFLFAGAIQPMFGDVMAPYAGAFFYVLTVMVERCEYSCGFMNPAVVLATHAWDGDLTSKASVMECATYFIGAMGGAAAVAGVNALAKPRKAAGAEKKKEL, encoded by the coding sequence ATGTCCTTCTGCATGAACAACATCGCGGTGGAGATCGCGCTGGCCACGCCCCTCATCgagcgcgtcaccggcgtcgcgcccgaccaCACGCAGCTCCTGCTCACCTTCGTCTTCATCAACCTCTGCTTCTTCTTCGGTCCCTTCTACAGCAGGGTGTCCGGCGGAGCGTGCAACAACCCGACGGTGTACTTCCTCTTCTggctcctcggcgagatacccgggggcgcggcggccgtcggGTTCGTGTGCACCATCGTCGGCACCGCGGTCGGGACGATCGCGTACGGATTActgctcgacgcgcttcCGATGGCCGGGTACGCGGGCATCAACGCGGTgaaggctgccgccgggCCGGTGCACGGCGCtttggcggaggcggcggtcgccttCACCAACTTCCTCTTCGCGGGTGCGATCCAGCCCATGTTCGGCGACGTCATGGCACCGTACGCCGGCGCGTTCTTCTACGTGCTCACCGTCATGGTGGAGCGATGCGAGTACTCGTGCGGATTCATGAACCCGGCGGTGGTGttggcgacgcacgcgtggGACGGGGACCTGACGTCTAAAGCGTCGGTGATGGAGTGCGCGACGTACTTCATCGGCGCGATGGgtggagccgcggcggtggcgggggtgAACGCGCTGGCCAAGccgaggaaggcggcgggtgcggagaagaagaaagAGCTCTGA
- a CDS encoding predicted protein, translating into MRANSVTKEPAIQQWWADNKIYEQIAERADAEMFTLHDGPPYANGDLHIGHALNKILKDFVNRYQMMKGKRVRYVPGWDCHGLPIELKVLQSIDADARKALTPIKLRKKARAFALKTVDKQRDAFRRYGVWGDWEDPYLTLLPEYEAAQMEVFGQMFLNGHVYRGKKPVHWSPSSMTALAEAELEYPEGHVSQSVYVAFPLVSGNIPDGFPAEHASVLEAGASLAVWTTTPWTMPANAAVAVNDKLEYSFVKVTGASGDVEKESSRMVGKTLVVAQGLVAEVATTWGLTLETLCTVPGSALVGFEYTHPMYGRASPVVAGGDYITTDSGTGLVHTAPGHGQEDYMTGLKFGLPLLSPVDDKGLFTDEAGDDLVGKSVLKDGNEACIEKLRHSDALILQEPYNHKYPYDWRTKKPTIFRATEQWFASVEGFRDEALAELDKIEFVPASGAKRMRPMVSGRNDWCISRQRSWGVPIPCFYDKETKEPLMDKATIEHVTEIVRTKGTDAWWELDLVDLLPDAYKDKADSLVRGTDTMDVWFDSGSSWAGVVKSRGLKYPADMYLEGSDQHRGWFQSSLLTGVAAAGKAPYEKILTHGFVLDEKGYKMSKSLGNVIDPRLIIEGGKNQKTEPAFGADTLRLWVASTDYTSDVLIGVNILKQTSDAYRKLRGTLRFLMGNIGDFDPLLDAVPYDQLPSFDRYALRRTADMLAEMDRAYATHQYSQVTAQLQSFTAFLSNVYLDASKDRLYVESPTGVPRRCAQTVVNEIVTRLLCVVAPIAPHMAEEAFTALPYKPGHESVFLRGWVDAAPEWTAGMDDAEAGFWATALAIRGEVNRAIETGRNEKILGASLEAKAVIYASDAALADAITTRAEELKQAFIVSQLEVVSSVDDVTAKCGGQCVGACKADGAKCARCWGYFGGLGSDERHPELCPRCTPIVIEKDPSLRVPAKKAEEVAA; encoded by the exons ATGCGCGCCAACTCGGTGACGAAGGAGCCCGCGATTCAGCAGTGGTGGGCGGACAACAAAATCTACGAGCAaatcgccgagcgcgccgacgccgagatgTTCACCCTCCACGACGGACCGCCCTACGCCAACGGCGACCTCCACATCGGCCACGCGCTGAACAAGATCCTGAAAGATTTCGTCAACCGATACCAGATGATGAAGGGCAAGCGCGTGCGGTACGTCCCCGGGTGGGATTGCCACGGCTTACCCATCGAGCTCAAGGTCCTCCAgtccatcgacgcggacgcgcgaaAGGCGCTCACCCCGATCAAGCTCCGCAAGAAggctcgcgcgttcgcgctcaaGACGGTTGACAAGCAGCGCGACGCGTTTCGTCGGTACGGCGTGTGGGGCGATTGGGAGGATCCGTACCTGACGTTACTGCCCGAGTACGAGGCTGCGCAGATGGAGGTGTTTGGGCAGATGTTCCTCAACGGGCACGTGTACCGCGGCAAGAAGCCCGTGCACTGGTCGCCTTCGTCCAtgacggcgctggcggaggcggagctggAGTACCCGGAGGGTCACGTGAGCCAGAGCGTCTACGTGGCGTTTCCGTTGGTCTCCGGAAATATCCCCGACGGTTTCCCAGCCGAGCACGCGTCGGTgctcgaggcgggcgcgtccctgGCGGTGTGGACCACCACGCCGTGGACCATGcccgccaacgcggcggtcgcggtcaACGACAAACTCGAGTACTCGTTCGTGAaggtgacgggcgcgtcgggcgacgtcgagaagGAGTCGAGCCGGATGGTGGGCAAGACGCTGGTCGTGGCGCAGGGTTtggtcgccgaggtggcgacgacgtggggTCTCACGCTCGAGACTTTGTGCACCGTTCCGGGcagcgcgctcgtcggcttCGAGTACACGCACCCCATGTACGGCCGAGcctcgcccgtcgtcgcggggggcgactACATCACCACCGACAGCGGCACCGGCTTGGTTCACACCGCGCCGGGCCACGGCCAGGAGGATTACATGACGGGCCTGAAGTTCGGGCTACCCCTGCTCTCGCCCGTGGACGACAAGGGCCTCTTCACCgacgaggctggcgacgatCTCGTCGGTAAGTCGGTCCTGAAGGACGGCAACGAGGCGTGCATCGAGAAACTTCGGCACTccgacgcgctcatcctcCAGGAGCCCTACAACCACAAGTACCCGTACGACTGGCGCACGAAGAAACCCACCATCTTCCGCGCCACCGAGCAGTGGTTTGCGTCCGTGGAGGGATTTcgggacgaggcgctcgccgagctcgataAGATTGAGTTTGTCCCCGCGTCTGGCGCCAAGCGAATGCGACCGATGGTGAGCGGCCGCAACGACTGGTGCATCTCGCGGCAGCGCTCCTGGGGAGTTCCGATTCCCTGCTTCTACGACAAGGAGACCAAGGAGCCGCTCATGGACAAGGCGACGATCGAGCACGTGACCGAGATCGTTCGCACCAAGGGCACCGACGCGTGGTGGgagctcgacctcgtcgacctcCTCCCGGACGCGTACAAGGACAAGGCGGATTCGCTGGTCCGGGGAACGGACACGATGGACGTCTGGTTCGACAGCGGTTCCTCGTGGGCGGGCGTGGTCAAATCGCGCGGTTTGAAGTACCCGGCGGACATGTACCTCGAGGGCTCCGACCAGCACCGAGGCTGGTTCCAGTCGTCCCTCCtcacgggcgtcgcggcagCCGGTAAGGCTCCCTACGAGAAGATCCTCACGCACGGCTTTGTCCTCGACGAGAAGGGGTACAAGATGTCCAAGAGTCTGGGCAACGTCATCGACCCGAGGCTCATCATCGAGGGCGGCAAGAACCAAAAGACGGAgcccgcgttcggcgccgacACCCTTCGGCTGTGGGTGGCGTCCACGGACTACACGAGCGACGTCCTCATCGGCGTGAACATCTTGAAGCAGACGTCGGATGCCTATCGCAAACTCCGCGGAACGCTCCGGTTCCTCATGGGCAACATCGGCGATTTCGAcccgctcctcgacgcggtgccCTACGACCAGCTCCCGTCCTTCGACAGGTACGCCCTGCGCAGGACCGCGGACATGCTCGCCGAGATGGACAGGGCGTACGCGACGCACCAGTACTCGCAAGTCACCGCGCAGCTCCAATCCTTCACCGCGTTTTTATCAAACGTCtacctcgacgcgtccaagGACCGCCTGTACGTGGAGTCGCCCACGGGCGTCCCTCGGCGGTGCGCGCAGACGGTGGTGAACGAGATTGTCACCAGGCTCctgtgcgtcgtcgccccgatcgcgccccacatggcggaggaggcgttcaCCGCCCTCCCGTACAAGCCCGGGCACGAATCGGTGTTTCTAAGGGGGTGGGTCGACGCTGCGCCCGAGTGGACCGCGGggatggacgacgccgaggcggggtTCTGGGCCACCGCGCTGgcgatccgcggcgaggtgaacCGCGCCATCGAGACTGGGCGCAACGAGAAgatcctcggcgcgtcgctcgaggccaaggctgtgATTTacgcctccgacgcggcgctcgcggatgcgattaccacgcgcgccgaggagctcaagcagGCGTTCATCGTCTCGCAGTTGGAGGTGGTCtcctccgtcgacgacgtcaccgctAAATGCGGCGGGCAGTGC GTTGGCGCGTGCAAAGCTGACGGCGCCAAGTGCGCTCGGTGCTGGGGGTACTTTGGCGGGCTGGGTTCGGACGAGCGGCACCCGGAGCTGTGCCCGAGGTGCACGCCCATCGTCATCGAGAAGGACCCGAGCCTGAGGGtgccggcgaagaaggcggaggaggtggccgcgTGA
- a CDS encoding predicted protein codes for MRAGPRESIYFEPGKVKAAIVTCGGLCPGLNDVIRQLTITLEEYGVNDIKGIRYGFRGFFEQEGELRQPIKLTSDLVETIHLEGGSILGSSRGGSDTSDIVDAIAEMQLDFLFVIGGNGSHAGALAIDNMCRERNMPTAVIGIPKTIDNDILLLDRTFGFQTAVDEAIKAIRSAAIEARSAFNGVGLVRVMGRQSGFIAMHAALASGEVDVCLIPEIDTTLEGQGGVLAHVRRVLTRKEHCVIVVAEGAGQEILGKMGETDASGNPVLQNFAKFLQKEMKEKLADCSPDIKYIDPTYMVRACPTNGSDAVYCSLLGQNAVHAAFAGLSGVTVGLCNGHYVYLPIPPLISRAREVDPNGRMWERLKLAIQQPVFSASA; via the coding sequence ATGCGCGCCGGCCCGCGCGAGTCCATCTACTTTGAACCCGGCAAGGTCAAAGCCGCCATCGTCACCTGCGGCGGCCTCTGCCCGGGGCTCAACGACGTCATCAGGCAGCTGACGATCACGCTGGAGGAGTACGGCGTGAACGACATCAAGGGTATCCGGTACGGCTTCAGGGGTTTCTTCGAGCAGGAGGGCGAGCTTCGGCAGCCCATCAAGCTGACGTCTGATTTGGTAGAGACGATCCACTTGGAGGGCGGCAGCATCCTGGGTTCGTCCCGCGGTGGGAGCGACACGAGCGACAtcgtggacgccatcgcTGAGATGCAGCTGGACTTTCTGTtcgtcatcggcggcaacgggtcgcacgcgggcgcgctcgccatcgaTAACATGTGCCGCGAGCGGAACATGCCAACCGCGGTCATCGGCATACCCAAGACGATCGATAACGACATCCTGCTCCTCGACCGAACCTTCGGGTTCCAGACagccgtggacgaggcgatcAAGGCGATCAGATCTGCCGCCATCGAGGCTAGGTCCGCGTTcaacggcgtcggcctcgttCGCGTCATGGGTCGACAGTCGGGGTTCATTGCCATGCACGCCGCTCTGGCGTcgggcgaggtggacgtctGCCTGATTCCCGAGATTGACACCACCCTGGAGGGTCAAGGGGGCGTGCTGGCGCACGTGCGGAGGGTGCTGACCCGAAAAGAGCACTGCGTCATCGTCgtggcggagggcgccgggcAGGAGATCCTCGGTAAGATGGgggagacggacgcgagcggcaaCCCGGTTTTACAAAATTTCGCCAAGTTTCTCCAGAAGGAGATGAAGGAGAAACTCGCCGATTGCTCCCCGGACATCAAGTACATCGACCCGACGTACATGGTGCGCGCGTGTCCGACGAACGGGAGCGACGCAGTGTACTGTTCGCTGCTGGGTCAGAACGCCGTGCACGCGGCGTTTGCGGGCCTCTcgggcgtcaccgtcggccTGTGCAACGGTCACTACGTGTACCTCCCGATCCCGCCGCTCatctcgcgagcgcgggaggTTGATCCGAACGGGCGGATGTGGGAGAGGCTCAAGCTGGCGATCCAGCAGCCGGTGttctcggcgagcgcgtga
- a CDS encoding predicted protein has translation MMNGTTMNGTTMNGPKQSNAGHSSGNLSNEPDAETRLSDDFRMYEFKVRRCSRTRAHDWTECPFTHPGEKARRRDPRRFNYCGTACPEFRKGSCPRGDACEFAHGVFECWLHPSRYRTQLCKDGLQCARRACFFAHASHQLRPPTDAFGNVLAGMAGGGNRSGVVEGMSGGHGGASYCQTVPVPGVHVSSGGGLGYSGHGSGNGSGSGSGNGSSGGSGGSNSPGGSPRDGLGGVGGGGRSARGSDDGNGNTGSSGNTAAAAGFNAFGNGGRDGSGAGSGTFEPPNAVAPAPPPPAKPQWVPTVDHNGDVHLNGAGIKGPNAPGSPGPPRVSSFQHLGMIEGVLGDDQFYGA, from the exons ATGATGAACGGGACGACGATGAACGGGACGACGATGAACGGGCCCAAACAGTCCAACGCGGGCCACTCCTCGGGCAACCTGAGCAACGAGCCGGACGCGGAGACTCGCCTGTCGGACGACTTTCGCATGTACGAGTTCAAGGTTCGGCGGTGctctcgaacccgcgcgcacgACTGGACCGAGTGCCCCTTCACCCACCCCGGCGAGaaggcgaggcggcgggacccgcggcggttcaACTACTGCGGCACGGCGTGCCCCGAGTTTCGGAAAGGGTCGTGCCCGCGGGGGGACGCCTGCGAGTTCGCGCACGGCGTCTTCGAGTGCTGGCTCCACCCCAGCCGGTACAGGACGCAGCTGTGCAAGGATGGTTTGCAGTGCGCCCGGCGAGCGTGCTTCttcgcgcacgcgtcgcaccAGCTGAGACCGCCGACGGATGCGTTTGGCAACGTGCTCGCGGGGAtggccggcggcggtaaCAGGTCTGGAGTCGTCGAGGGCATGAgcggcgggcacggcggcgcgtcttACTGCCAGACGGtgcccgtccccggcgtgcACGTcagctcgggcggcgggctcggatATTCCGGGCACGGCTCTGGGAAcggctccggctcgggctccgggAACGGCAGCtcgggcgggagcggcgggagcaacTCCCCGGGGGGTTCGCCCAGGGATGGACTCGGCGgagttggcggcggcgggcggagcgcgaggggctccgacgacggcaacGGCAACACCGGGAGCAGCGGCAACaccg ccgccgccgcgggcttcaACGCCTTTGGCaacggcggccgcgacggctctGGCGCCGGCTCTGGGACGTTTGAGCCGCccaacgccgtcgcgccggctccgccgcccccggccaAGCCGCAGTGGGTGCCCACCGTGGATCACAACGGGGACGTGCACCTCAACGGGGCTGGGATCAAGGGTCCCAACGCGCCGGGGTCGCCCGGCCCACCGCGGGTCTCGTCCTTTCAGCACCTCGGCATGATCGAGGGGGTGCTGGGCGACGACCAATTCTACGGGGCGTGA